A region of Allocoleopsis franciscana PCC 7113 DNA encodes the following proteins:
- a CDS encoding methyl-accepting chemotaxis protein, with amino-acid sequence MNKAINQLRIINQLRITVLVLLVFALFNLVTIYRQIDSMTIDGRIVNYAGIVRGNSQRLIKLTLLEQNTDSVVSKLDKIIQGLIKGDKELNLVKVESPDFQAKMSQIEQSWTQLKNTLRDYKNNPNTSERGRLLKASEDYWDLTNAAVSSAESFAKHHVQLSKNLAIILFIANLVILVVIWNISQYIKSRLTRTINTLASSSTQISATIEEQERIASQQAASVNETTTTMDELEASCRQAAEQAKAAVTAAQQALGLAQGGTQAVEETLEGMFTLESKVGAIAEQIVYLSEQADQIGSISQLVSDLANKTNMLAFNSSVEAVRAGEHGKGFSVVANEIRKLADQSEKSAEKISDLVSEIQSAINSTVMVTDEGTKTVATGVQSARKTNQAFTGVADAVNKVVLNNQQISLNLKQQVDAMQQIVEAMETINKGAKETATGISQTKSGTAQLNEAALVLKRIV; translated from the coding sequence ATGAATAAAGCTATCAATCAATTACGAATCATCAATCAACTACGGATTACAGTTTTAGTTCTGCTTGTATTCGCTCTGTTTAATTTGGTAACCATTTATCGTCAAATTGACAGTATGACGATTGACGGTAGAATTGTGAATTATGCCGGTATCGTTCGAGGAAATAGTCAAAGATTAATCAAATTAACTCTCTTAGAACAAAATACAGATAGCGTAGTTTCTAAGTTAGATAAAATAATTCAAGGGCTTATAAAAGGAGATAAAGAACTTAATTTAGTTAAGGTTGAATCCCCAGACTTTCAGGCCAAAATGTCCCAAATCGAACAGTCTTGGACTCAACTTAAGAACACCCTAAGAGACTATAAAAATAATCCTAATACTTCAGAAAGAGGGCGTCTTCTCAAAGCAAGTGAGGATTACTGGGATTTAACGAATGCCGCCGTATCATCAGCCGAATCTTTTGCCAAACATCATGTACAACTTTCTAAAAACTTGGCGATTATTTTGTTCATTGCCAACCTTGTAATCCTGGTCGTCATTTGGAATATTTCTCAATATATTAAATCGAGGCTGACGAGGACGATCAATACCCTGGCTAGTTCTTCAACTCAGATTTCTGCCACCATCGAGGAACAAGAACGCATTGCGAGTCAGCAGGCGGCTTCAGTGAATGAAACCACAACCACGATGGATGAATTAGAAGCCTCTTGCCGACAGGCGGCAGAGCAAGCCAAAGCGGCTGTTACCGCTGCACAACAAGCACTGGGACTCGCACAGGGAGGTACCCAAGCGGTAGAGGAAACATTGGAAGGGATGTTTACTTTAGAAAGCAAAGTAGGAGCGATCGCAGAACAAATTGTGTATCTGAGCGAACAAGCCGATCAAATTGGCAGTATTTCCCAACTTGTTTCTGACTTAGCCAACAAAACAAACATGTTGGCATTTAATTCATCTGTAGAAGCGGTTCGCGCTGGAGAACATGGCAAAGGTTTTTCTGTAGTAGCTAATGAAATTCGTAAATTAGCTGATCAAAGTGAAAAATCGGCTGAGAAAATTAGTGACTTGGTATCAGAAATTCAGAGCGCCATTAATTCAACGGTGATGGTTACGGATGAAGGGACGAAGACAGTCGCGACGGGAGTACAAAGTGCTAGAAAAACCAATCAAGCCTTCACTGGGGTAGCAGATGCCGTCAATAAAGTGGTTTTGAACAATCAACAAATTTCACTCAATCTCAAGCAACAGGTTGATGCCATGCAACAAATTGTCGAAGCGATGGAGACAATTAACAAGGGAGCAAAAGAAACCGCGACTGGCATTAGTCAAACCAAATCAGGTACCGCACAACTGAATGAAGCGGCGTTGGTTCTTAAACGGATTGTTTGA
- a CDS encoding response regulator, with product MIPTNLIQEFKNFSKLSDGELILHNDTIVWHLHLVRGKLLYAIDKIHPVRRWHRALKHQCPNWNWSVDCSELLDNQSWQSQLLTQGFSQKQLSLIQAKLVIRNIVQECLFELSNCTDWNSDWKPSQKTTSVFYQTVALSSKEIQTLLNNTVQMEQKWQATGLDHLSPTLAPTLRQGADPQLLPVSDSYLNGQFTLWDIALQLHQSVAEVTRSLIPFVEKGILQFQEVSDLPVPTVKQATATNPPPLETTAIKSTEKQPVIACIEDSPVLAHTLKKILMPAGYQVLIIPEPMHGFSQLIEHKPDLILLDLHLPNADGYSICKFLRETPVFKKTPIIILTARNTQLDRFRAIQSGATEFLAKPPQPQELLQMVQKYLTCLVKV from the coding sequence ATGATACCAACAAACCTGATTCAAGAATTCAAAAACTTCAGTAAACTGAGTGACGGAGAACTCATCCTACACAACGATACAATTGTTTGGCATCTTCATCTTGTTCGGGGTAAGTTGCTCTATGCTATAGATAAAATCCATCCTGTAAGACGGTGGCATAGAGCGTTAAAACATCAGTGCCCTAACTGGAACTGGAGTGTTGATTGCTCCGAGTTATTGGATAATCAATCTTGGCAAAGTCAGCTCCTCACTCAAGGATTCAGCCAAAAGCAATTGAGTCTGATTCAAGCCAAATTAGTGATTCGTAATATTGTTCAAGAATGTTTGTTTGAACTCAGTAACTGCACAGACTGGAACAGTGATTGGAAACCGAGCCAAAAAACGACATCGGTGTTCTACCAGACTGTCGCCTTGTCTAGCAAAGAAATACAAACACTCCTCAATAACACAGTACAGATGGAGCAAAAATGGCAAGCGACGGGTTTAGATCACCTCAGTCCAACCCTCGCGCCAACGTTGCGGCAGGGGGCAGACCCTCAACTCCTCCCCGTTTCAGACAGCTATCTCAACGGTCAGTTCACCCTATGGGATATTGCCTTACAACTGCACCAATCAGTCGCTGAGGTCACTCGCTCCTTAATCCCTTTTGTTGAGAAGGGCATACTGCAATTCCAAGAAGTTTCTGATTTACCCGTACCCACGGTTAAACAGGCGACTGCCACCAATCCCCCCCCATTAGAAACTACAGCGATCAAATCGACCGAGAAACAGCCTGTAATCGCTTGTATTGAAGATAGTCCTGTGTTGGCTCACACTTTAAAAAAAATCTTGATGCCTGCTGGATATCAAGTGTTAATTATTCCAGAACCCATGCACGGATTCTCCCAACTCATAGAACACAAACCAGATCTCATTTTGCTAGACTTACACTTGCCCAATGCGGATGGTTATAGCATCTGTAAATTTTTGCGGGAAACTCCCGTGTTTAAGAAAACACCCATTATTATTCTGACTGCTCGAAATACTCAATTGGATCGGTTTCGTGCCATTCAATCTGGCGCAACTGAGTTTTTAGCTAAGCCCCCACAGCCTCAAGAATTACTGCAAATGGTTCAGAAATACCTCACTTGTTTAGTCAAGGTTTAA